From Streptomyces sp. HUAS MG91, the proteins below share one genomic window:
- a CDS encoding peroxiredoxin, which yields MAIEVGTKAPEFELKNQHGESVKLSDFRGEKNVVLLFYPFAFTGVCTGELCALRDELPKFVNDDVQLLAVSNDSPFTLRVFAEQEGLEYPLLSDFWPHGETSRAYGVFDEEKGCAVRGTFIIDKEGVVRWTVVNGLPDARDLNEYVKAIDSL from the coding sequence ATGGCGATCGAGGTCGGCACCAAGGCTCCGGAATTCGAGCTGAAGAACCAGCACGGCGAGAGCGTCAAGCTCTCGGACTTCCGGGGCGAGAAGAACGTGGTGCTGCTCTTCTACCCGTTCGCTTTCACCGGCGTGTGCACCGGCGAGCTGTGCGCCCTGCGCGACGAGCTGCCGAAGTTCGTCAACGACGACGTGCAGCTGCTCGCCGTGTCGAACGACTCCCCGTTCACGCTGCGGGTCTTCGCCGAGCAGGAGGGCCTCGAGTACCCCCTGCTGAGCGACTTCTGGCCGCACGGCGAGACCTCGCGCGCCTACGGCGTCTTCGACGAGGAGAAGGGCTGCGCGGTGCGCGGCACCTTCATCATCGACAAGGAGGGCGTCGTGCGCTGGACCGTCGTCAACGGCCTGCCGGACGCCCGTGACCTGAACGAGTACGTCAAGGCGATCGACAGCCTGTAG
- a CDS encoding DUF3052 domain-containing protein, which translates to MSATADHAETNLAVRLGFQPDQVVQEIGYDDDVDRELREVIQETIGSELVDEDYDDVADAVVLWFREDDGDLTDALVDAIAYMEEGGSILLLTPKTGRDGYVEPSEIGEAATTAGLSASKSVSAGKDWTGSRLATPKAAAKKR; encoded by the coding sequence GTGAGCGCGACCGCGGACCACGCGGAGACGAACCTTGCCGTGAGGCTTGGTTTCCAGCCCGACCAGGTGGTCCAGGAGATCGGCTACGACGACGACGTCGATCGGGAGCTCCGCGAGGTCATCCAAGAGACCATCGGCTCCGAGCTCGTCGACGAGGACTACGACGACGTGGCTGACGCCGTGGTGCTCTGGTTCCGTGAGGACGACGGGGACCTTACTGATGCGTTGGTGGATGCCATCGCGTACATGGAAGAGGGCGGGTCCATCCTGCTTCTGACGCCGAAGACCGGGCGTGACGGGTACGTCGAGCCGAGCGAGATCGGTGAGGCCGCCACGACCGCCGGGCTGTCCGCGAGCAAGAGCGTCAGCGCGGGCAAGGACTGGACCGGCAGCCGTCTTGCCACGCCGAAGGCAGCAGCCAAGAAGCGGTAA
- the aceE gene encoding pyruvate dehydrogenase (acetyl-transferring), homodimeric type → MASGSDRNPIIIGGLPSQVPDFDPEETQEWLDSLDAAVDERGRERARYLMLRLIERAREKRVAVPEMRSTDYINTIATKDEPFFPGNEEIERKVLNATRWNAAVMVSRAQRPGIGVGGHIATFASSASLYDVGFNHFFRGKDEGDGGDQIFFQGHASPGIYARAYLLDRLTENQLDAFRQEKSKAPNGLSSYPHPRLMPDFWEFPTVSMGLGPLGAIFQARMNRYMEARGIADTSKSRVWAFLGDGEMDEPESLGQLSIAAREGLDNLTFVVNCNLQRLDGPVRGNGKIIQELESQFRGAGWNVIKLVWDRSWDPLLAQDRDGVLVNKLNTTPDGQFQTYATEPGSYIRQHFFGGDHRLRAMVDGMTDDQILHLGRGGHDHKKIFAAFTAAKEHKGQPTVILAQTVKGWTLGPNFEGRNATHQMKKLTVDDLKGFRDRLHIPITDAQLEGGAPPYYHPGRESEEIQYMHDRRQALGGYVPTRVVRAKPLQLPDDKTYASVKKGSGQQSIATTMAFVRLLKDLMRDKEIGKRFVLIAPDEYRTFGMDSFFPSAKIYNPLGQQYESVDRDLLLAYKESPTGQMLHDGISEAGCTASLIAAGSAYATHGEPLIPVYVFYSMFGFQRTGDQFWQMADQLARGFVLGATAGRTTLTGEGLQHADGHSQLLASTNPGCVAYDPAYAYEIAHIVKDGLRRMYGPDSENVFYYLTVYNEPMQHPAEPADVDVEGILKGIHRISTGTSGTIPAQIMASGVGVPWALEAQQILAQEWNVRADVWSATSWNELRREAVEVERHNLLHPEEEQRTPYVTQKLSGAEGPFVAVSDWMRSVPDQISRWVPGTYQSLGADGFGFADTRGAARRYFHIDAQSIVVAVLTELAREGKVDRSVLKQAIDRYQLLDVAAADPGAAGGDA, encoded by the coding sequence GTGGCTTCCGGATCCGATCGCAACCCGATCATCATTGGCGGTCTCCCCAGCCAGGTCCCGGACTTCGATCCCGAAGAGACTCAGGAGTGGCTCGACTCCCTTGACGCGGCGGTCGACGAACGCGGCCGCGAGCGGGCCCGCTATCTGATGCTCAGGCTGATCGAGCGCGCCCGCGAGAAGCGCGTGGCCGTGCCCGAGATGCGCAGCACGGACTACATCAACACGATCGCCACCAAGGACGAGCCCTTCTTCCCCGGCAACGAGGAGATCGAGCGCAAGGTCCTCAACGCGACGCGGTGGAACGCCGCGGTGATGGTGTCCCGAGCCCAGCGCCCCGGCATCGGCGTCGGCGGCCACATCGCGACCTTCGCCTCCTCGGCGTCGCTCTACGACGTGGGCTTCAACCACTTCTTCCGCGGCAAGGACGAGGGCGACGGCGGCGACCAGATCTTCTTCCAGGGGCACGCCTCGCCGGGCATCTACGCCCGCGCCTATCTCCTGGACCGGCTCACCGAGAACCAGCTGGACGCCTTCCGCCAGGAGAAGTCGAAGGCGCCGAACGGGCTGTCCTCGTACCCGCACCCGCGGCTGATGCCGGACTTCTGGGAGTTCCCCACCGTCTCCATGGGTCTCGGCCCGCTCGGCGCCATCTTCCAGGCCCGGATGAACCGCTACATGGAGGCCCGCGGCATCGCCGACACCTCCAAGTCGCGGGTGTGGGCCTTCCTCGGTGACGGCGAGATGGACGAGCCCGAGTCCCTGGGCCAGCTCTCCATCGCCGCCCGTGAGGGCCTCGACAACCTCACCTTCGTCGTGAACTGCAACCTCCAGCGCCTCGACGGCCCGGTGCGCGGCAACGGCAAGATCATCCAGGAGCTGGAGTCGCAGTTCCGCGGCGCCGGCTGGAACGTCATCAAGCTGGTCTGGGACCGCAGCTGGGACCCGCTGCTCGCGCAGGACCGCGACGGCGTCCTGGTGAACAAGCTGAACACCACGCCCGACGGCCAGTTCCAGACGTATGCCACCGAGCCCGGTTCCTACATCCGCCAGCACTTCTTCGGCGGCGACCACCGGCTGCGCGCCATGGTCGATGGCATGACCGACGACCAGATCCTGCACCTGGGCCGCGGCGGTCACGACCACAAGAAGATCTTCGCGGCGTTCACGGCGGCCAAGGAGCACAAGGGCCAGCCGACGGTGATCCTGGCGCAGACGGTCAAGGGCTGGACCCTCGGTCCGAACTTCGAGGGCCGCAACGCCACGCACCAGATGAAGAAGCTCACGGTCGACGACCTGAAGGGCTTCCGCGACCGGCTGCACATCCCGATCACCGACGCGCAGCTCGAGGGCGGCGCCCCGCCGTACTACCACCCGGGCCGCGAGTCCGAGGAGATCCAGTACATGCACGACCGCCGCCAGGCACTGGGCGGCTATGTCCCGACCCGTGTGGTGCGCGCGAAGCCGCTGCAGCTTCCGGACGACAAGACGTACGCGAGCGTGAAGAAGGGCTCGGGTCAGCAGTCGATCGCCACGACCATGGCGTTCGTCCGGCTCCTCAAGGACCTCATGCGGGACAAGGAGATCGGCAAGCGGTTCGTGCTGATCGCGCCCGACGAGTACCGCACCTTCGGCATGGACTCCTTCTTCCCGAGCGCGAAGATCTACAACCCGCTCGGCCAGCAGTACGAGTCCGTCGACCGCGATCTCCTGCTCGCCTACAAGGAGTCGCCGACCGGCCAGATGCTGCACGACGGCATCTCCGAGGCCGGCTGCACCGCCTCGCTGATCGCCGCCGGTTCCGCTTACGCCACCCATGGCGAACCCCTCATCCCCGTCTACGTCTTCTACTCGATGTTCGGTTTCCAGCGCACCGGCGACCAGTTCTGGCAGATGGCCGACCAGCTGGCGCGCGGCTTCGTCCTCGGCGCGACCGCCGGCCGGACGACGCTGACCGGTGAGGGCCTTCAGCACGCCGATGGTCACTCACAGCTGCTGGCCTCGACCAACCCCGGCTGTGTCGCCTACGACCCCGCCTACGCATACGAGATCGCGCACATCGTCAAGGACGGTCTGCGCCGGATGTACGGCCCGGACAGCGAGAACGTCTTCTACTACCTCACCGTCTACAACGAGCCGATGCAGCACCCCGCGGAGCCGGCCGACGTCGACGTCGAGGGCATCCTCAAGGGCATCCACCGCATCAGCACCGGCACTTCGGGCACGATCCCGGCGCAGATCATGGCGTCGGGCGTCGGTGTCCCGTGGGCCCTGGAGGCCCAGCAGATCCTCGCGCAGGAGTGGAACGTGCGCGCGGACGTCTGGTCCGCGACCTCGTGGAACGAACTGCGCCGCGAGGCAGTGGAAGTGGAGCGCCACAACCTGCTGCACCCCGAGGAGGAGCAGCGCACCCCCTACGTCACGCAGAAGCTGTCCGGCGCGGAGGGTCCGTTCGTCGCGGTCTCCGACTGGATGCGCTCGGTACCGGACCAGATCTCCCGCTGGGTGCCGGGCACCTACCAGTCGCTCGGTGCGGACGGCTTCGGCTTCGCGGACACCCGGGGCGCCGCCCGCCGTTACTTCCACATCGACGCCCAGTCGATCGTGGTCGCGGTGCTGACCGAGCTCGCCCGTGAGGGCAAGGTCGACCGCTCGGTCCTGAAGCAGGCGATCGACCGCTACCAGCTGCTCGACGTCGCCGCCGCCGATCCGGGGGCGGCCGGAGGCGACGCGTAG
- a CDS encoding small hydrophobic protein, with product MMAGFGHTTRKHPRSRDHMGTRSGPDRATLGIIGVICAVVGFLTLGIVFGPVAVVCGWLAMGRRWTGTQSIPALVAVVLGAIDTLLAVIGLITSVGIAAGGMF from the coding sequence ATGATGGCGGGCTTCGGACACACCACGCGCAAGCACCCCCGTTCCCGTGACCACATGGGCACACGGAGCGGGCCGGACCGCGCGACACTCGGAATCATCGGAGTCATCTGCGCGGTCGTCGGGTTCCTGACCCTGGGGATCGTGTTCGGACCGGTCGCCGTCGTCTGCGGCTGGCTGGCCATGGGACGCCGCTGGACCGGCACCCAGTCGATACCGGCCCTGGTCGCGGTCGTACTCGGCGCGATCGACACGCTGCTCGCGGTCATCGGGCTGATCACGTCGGTCGGTATCGCCGCAGGCGGAATGTTCTGA
- a CDS encoding peptidase inhibitor family I36 protein, producing the protein MRTSMMVRLATVTFAAVALTPGFATAAAPPTLGNCGAGELCLWAKTGFKGARQTYELAGTDIESCVALPEGSSAASLANRTRRPVTTYQSAECAETGEFQTYPGSGTWEPESPYHVRAFKIWER; encoded by the coding sequence ATGCGTACGTCCATGATGGTCAGGCTCGCCACGGTCACGTTCGCGGCGGTGGCGCTCACACCAGGCTTCGCCACCGCGGCCGCGCCACCGACGCTGGGGAACTGCGGCGCGGGGGAGCTGTGTCTGTGGGCGAAGACCGGATTCAAGGGAGCCCGGCAGACCTACGAACTGGCCGGGACCGACATCGAGAGCTGCGTCGCGCTGCCGGAGGGGAGCAGCGCGGCGTCCCTCGCCAACCGCACCCGCCGTCCCGTCACCACCTATCAGTCCGCGGAGTGCGCGGAGACCGGCGAGTTCCAGACCTATCCCGGCAGCGGGACCTGGGAGCCCGAATCGCCCTATCACGTACGGGCGTTCAAGATCTGGGAGAGATAG
- a CDS encoding MFS transporter yields the protein MTSQITVDKADRVPEPDPAPASAKGLRGHPWLTLFSVAIGVMMVALDGTIVAIANPAIQKDLGASFADVQWITNGYFLALAVTLITAGKLGDRFGHRQTFLIGVVGFAAASGAIGLSDSIALVITFRVFQGLFGALLMPAALGLLRATFPAEKLNMAIGIWGMVIGASTAGGPILGGLLVQHVSWQSVFFINVPVGVVALILGLVILLDHRAENAPRSFDVPGIVLLSGAMFCLVWALIKAPTWGWGDGMTWTFIGAAVLCFVLFAIWETRVAEPLIPLGLFRSVPLSAGVVLMVLMAIAFMGGLFFVTFYLQNVHGMSPVDSGLHLLPLTGMMIVASPLAGAMITKVGPRIPLAGGMACTALAMYGMSTLEAGTGSGIMSVWFGLLGLGLAPVMVGATEVIVGNAPMELSGVAGGLQQAAMQIGGSLGTAVLGAVMASKVDNDLAGNWADAKLPPLTPAQLDQASEAVQVGVAPVPDHTPAGIAAKITDVAHDTFISGMSLACLVAAGVGVVAILVALLTKRGDNPEAAAGAAHI from the coding sequence ATGACTAGTCAGATCACTGTCGACAAGGCGGACCGGGTTCCGGAGCCCGACCCCGCCCCGGCATCCGCCAAGGGACTTCGCGGCCATCCCTGGTTGACTCTCTTCTCTGTCGCGATCGGCGTGATGATGGTCGCCCTCGACGGCACCATCGTCGCCATCGCCAACCCGGCCATTCAGAAGGACCTCGGCGCGAGCTTCGCCGACGTCCAGTGGATCACCAACGGCTACTTCCTCGCCCTCGCGGTCACACTGATCACCGCGGGCAAGCTCGGCGACCGGTTCGGCCATCGGCAGACCTTCCTCATAGGCGTGGTCGGCTTCGCCGCCGCCTCCGGAGCCATCGGTCTGTCCGACAGCATCGCGCTCGTCATCACCTTCCGCGTCTTCCAGGGTCTGTTCGGCGCGCTGCTGATGCCCGCCGCGCTCGGTCTGCTGCGCGCCACGTTCCCGGCCGAGAAGCTGAACATGGCGATCGGCATCTGGGGCATGGTGATCGGCGCCTCGACCGCCGGCGGTCCGATCCTCGGCGGCCTGCTCGTCCAGCACGTCAGCTGGCAGTCGGTCTTCTTCATCAACGTTCCCGTCGGCGTCGTCGCCCTGATCCTCGGGCTCGTCATCCTGCTCGACCACCGCGCCGAGAACGCGCCGCGTTCCTTCGACGTCCCCGGCATCGTCCTGCTGTCCGGCGCGATGTTCTGCCTCGTCTGGGCCCTCATCAAGGCGCCGACGTGGGGCTGGGGCGACGGCATGACGTGGACGTTCATCGGTGCGGCGGTGCTCTGCTTCGTGCTCTTCGCGATCTGGGAGACCCGGGTCGCCGAACCGCTCATCCCGCTGGGCCTGTTCCGCTCCGTGCCGCTGTCGGCCGGTGTGGTCCTGATGGTGCTCATGGCCATCGCGTTCATGGGCGGCCTGTTCTTCGTCACCTTCTACCTGCAGAACGTGCACGGCATGAGCCCGGTCGACAGCGGTCTCCACCTGCTGCCGCTGACCGGCATGATGATCGTCGCCTCCCCGCTCGCGGGCGCGATGATCACGAAGGTGGGCCCGCGGATCCCGCTCGCCGGAGGCATGGCGTGCACCGCCCTCGCGATGTACGGGATGTCCACCCTGGAGGCGGGGACCGGCAGCGGCATCATGTCCGTCTGGTTCGGTCTGCTCGGCCTCGGCCTCGCCCCCGTGATGGTGGGCGCCACCGAGGTCATCGTCGGCAACGCCCCGATGGAGCTCTCCGGTGTCGCCGGCGGACTCCAGCAGGCCGCGATGCAGATCGGCGGCAGCCTCGGCACCGCCGTGCTCGGCGCCGTGATGGCCTCCAAGGTCGACAACGACCTCGCGGGCAACTGGGCCGACGCCAAGCTGCCGCCGCTCACCCCGGCCCAGCTCGACCAGGCGTCGGAGGCGGTCCAGGTCGGTGTCGCCCCGGTTCCGGACCACACCCCGGCCGGCATCGCGGCGAAGATCACGGACGTCGCCCACGACACGTTCATCTCCGGCATGAGCCTGGCCTGCCTGGTCGCCGCCGGTGTCGGTGTCGTCGCCATCCTCGTCGCGCTGCTGACCAAGCGGGGCGACAACCCGGAGGCGGCAGCGGGAGCCGCGCACATCTAG
- a CDS encoding TetR family transcriptional regulator, with the protein MAARLNLRELKKQRTRTALLRAALELFTTQGFDRTTVDEIVEACEVSQRTFFRYFANKEEAAFAVQDMVESRFVAALRERPAEESPFEALRHTVLGTWDALSRSVEEVIPVELHMRTYQLIESTPSLLAVHLRRSIELEEEIARVIAEREGLDVDSDPRPRVAVAAFSGVMRLAGRLWGAGEDTSIDAIRALTETYLDHLTPSIGERWRRARA; encoded by the coding sequence ATGGCCGCCCGACTCAACCTGCGTGAACTCAAGAAGCAGCGCACGCGAACAGCACTGCTGCGTGCAGCACTTGAGCTCTTCACGACGCAGGGCTTCGACCGGACCACGGTCGACGAGATCGTCGAGGCCTGCGAGGTGTCCCAGCGCACCTTCTTCCGCTACTTCGCGAACAAGGAAGAGGCCGCCTTCGCGGTGCAGGACATGGTGGAGAGCCGTTTCGTCGCCGCTCTGCGCGAACGCCCGGCGGAGGAGAGCCCGTTCGAGGCGCTGCGCCACACGGTTCTCGGCACCTGGGACGCGTTGAGCCGCTCCGTGGAGGAAGTCATTCCGGTCGAACTCCACATGCGTACGTATCAGTTGATCGAGTCGACACCCTCCCTGCTGGCCGTGCACCTGCGCCGCTCCATCGAGCTGGAGGAGGAGATCGCGCGCGTCATCGCCGAACGCGAGGGCTTGGACGTGGACAGCGATCCGCGCCCCCGCGTGGCCGTGGCCGCGTTCAGCGGTGTGATGCGGCTGGCCGGGCGCCTGTGGGGAGCCGGCGAGGACACCAGCATCGACGCCATCCGCGCGCTCACGGAGACATATCTCGATCATCTGACCCCGTCGATCGGCGAGCGCTGGCGGCGCGCTCGCGCGTGA
- a CDS encoding alpha/beta hydrolase family protein codes for MTSFDSSPQLNVWRALLALAVVFVMLATTGWTAVRHQRGVDTPLQSALNAWDHGRINGHALPSHDDSPTRLGHFFASLTPHQRGRLAIRYPLAVGNMNGAPVTLRYRANRIALDQEREVEQERMHDQRLSSAGHSDAQQRMRRFALLADPDRKILAFDPMGSGRVAEVFGDLDRAQRVSVVVPGVDTNVLTFQRTFRQYSAPVGMARSLYAAEREKSPRTRTAVIAWADYTAPAGLGVDAATAMRADDGAVRLNAMLRGLPGGSPVALYCHSYGSVVCGVAAHGLPSRVSDIAVAGSPGMRTQSAAGLHTHARVWAMRDKDDWIQDVPYMELGGLGHGADPVSSDFGARVVSAGDAKGHAGYFEPGTESLRNFAEIGTGSYRSVLCADSDQDCRKGFSGDVSA; via the coding sequence GTGACTTCCTTCGACTCATCCCCCCAACTGAACGTCTGGCGCGCACTGCTTGCGCTGGCCGTCGTGTTCGTCATGCTGGCGACCACCGGCTGGACCGCGGTGCGTCACCAGCGGGGCGTCGACACGCCGCTCCAATCCGCTCTCAACGCCTGGGACCACGGTCGGATAAACGGGCACGCGCTGCCCTCGCACGACGACTCCCCCACCCGTCTCGGGCACTTCTTCGCCTCGCTGACCCCCCACCAGCGCGGCCGCCTCGCCATCCGCTACCCGCTCGCGGTCGGCAACATGAACGGCGCTCCTGTAACGCTGCGTTATCGGGCGAACCGCATCGCGCTCGACCAGGAGCGCGAGGTCGAGCAAGAGCGCATGCACGACCAGCGGCTCTCCTCCGCCGGTCATTCCGACGCGCAGCAAAGGATGCGGCGCTTCGCGCTCCTGGCCGACCCCGATCGCAAGATCCTCGCGTTCGACCCCATGGGCAGCGGCCGGGTGGCCGAGGTGTTCGGCGACCTCGACCGGGCCCAGCGTGTCTCGGTCGTGGTGCCCGGTGTCGACACGAATGTGCTGACCTTCCAGCGGACGTTCCGCCAGTACTCCGCTCCGGTGGGCATGGCTCGCTCCCTGTACGCCGCCGAGCGCGAGAAGAGCCCGCGCACCCGCACCGCGGTGATCGCGTGGGCCGACTACACGGCCCCCGCCGGTCTGGGGGTGGACGCCGCCACGGCGATGCGCGCCGACGACGGCGCGGTCCGGCTCAACGCCATGCTGCGCGGGCTGCCCGGCGGCTCGCCGGTCGCCCTGTACTGCCACAGCTACGGCTCCGTGGTCTGCGGTGTCGCGGCGCACGGCCTGCCGTCGCGGGTGAGTGACATCGCGGTGGCCGGCAGTCCCGGGATGCGGACCCAGAGCGCAGCGGGCCTGCACACCCACGCGCGCGTGTGGGCCATGCGCGACAAGGACGACTGGATCCAGGACGTGCCCTACATGGAGCTGGGCGGCCTCGGGCACGGCGCCGACCCCGTCTCCTCGGACTTCGGGGCCCGGGTGGTCTCCGCGGGAGACGCCAAGGGCCACGCCGGTTACTTCGAGCCCGGCACCGAAAGCCTCAGGAACTTCGCCGAGATCGGAACTGGCTCGTACCGATCGGTGCTCTGCGCCGACTCGGACCAGGACTGCCGGAAGGGATTTTCCGGCGACGTCTCGGCCTGA
- a CDS encoding DUF4429 domain-containing protein, whose amino-acid sequence MGDVLAGFHAAWEFESDSVLIRFERGIRTPKLLQALGERRIPLEAVAAVTLTPGKRGTVVLQAVPRPGADPLMDVAAGQLKESCDPYRLVLPAERETLAEYYADELRGQLVAEEDVRSDGFLVAPPEAPLQFKAYDGKASFDGSSVSFRWFWTGASSAKWKAGDKTFPVGDLSGVEWRSPELFEGHLRLLHRDTAGDQPGQADQDPAAVVFGLGYGPVHESLPFAASVLAAVRASGSVPAVPGQPAARSTVPARRDPADIADRIRHLGELHQAGLVTDAEFTTKKAELLAEL is encoded by the coding sequence ATGGGTGACGTACTGGCCGGATTTCATGCCGCCTGGGAGTTCGAGTCCGACTCCGTGCTCATCCGCTTCGAACGGGGGATCCGCACGCCGAAGCTCCTTCAGGCGCTCGGTGAGCGCCGCATCCCTCTGGAAGCGGTCGCGGCGGTGACCCTGACCCCCGGAAAACGCGGGACCGTAGTACTGCAAGCCGTCCCGAGACCGGGCGCCGATCCGCTGATGGACGTCGCCGCCGGGCAGCTGAAGGAGAGCTGCGATCCCTATCGGCTCGTGCTGCCGGCCGAGCGGGAAACGCTCGCGGAGTACTACGCGGACGAGCTGCGCGGGCAGCTCGTCGCCGAGGAGGACGTGCGCAGCGACGGCTTTCTGGTGGCGCCTCCCGAGGCTCCGCTCCAGTTCAAGGCCTACGACGGCAAGGCCTCCTTCGACGGCTCGTCGGTCTCCTTCCGCTGGTTCTGGACGGGGGCGTCGTCCGCGAAGTGGAAGGCGGGCGACAAGACCTTCCCGGTCGGCGATCTGAGTGGCGTCGAATGGCGCTCGCCCGAACTGTTCGAGGGGCACCTGCGGCTCCTGCACCGTGACACCGCCGGGGATCAGCCGGGGCAGGCCGACCAGGATCCGGCGGCGGTCGTCTTCGGGCTCGGCTACGGGCCGGTCCACGAGTCGCTGCCGTTCGCCGCGTCCGTGCTCGCGGCCGTGCGCGCCTCCGGCTCGGTCCCGGCCGTTCCCGGGCAACCCGCCGCCCGCTCGACGGTGCCCGCGCGCCGGGATCCGGCGGACATCGCCGACCGGATACGGCACCTCGGTGAGCTGCACCAGGCGGGTCTGGTCACGGACGCGGAGTTCACGACGAAGAAGGCCGAGCTGCTCGCCGAGCTGTGA
- a CDS encoding sensor histidine kinase yields MSTAPDSPDQSTRPPDDDPDRPGPGRAADGWRRRLRDAGGRLTSFGARLASAVDGDRTEPLLAHAPQRWVRMLPYLIMLGFVAVLIPVTTQVLSNDYGVSGGLAGAIAVAQAAPLLLAVTRPLTAWYIMIVADVLGSIPLLQGDAHHPSPWTPMVVVGYLALCVALALRQSRRALIGIWLVTVGASIVVGLFRDSTSQDTGVLLIVLSGGVLLLGALMRERGEAQRRLVEQETISEAERTRRTLLEERARIARELHDVVAHHMSVITVQADSAPYRLQGLSGEVRKEFASIAAGARESLTEMRRLLAVLRSEEAQGDLTPQPGLAQLRQLVEATIRGGVPTELSYPELTLVRELAEVSPAVDLSAYRIVQEALANVVRHAPGARAQISIGLDADALLVLVVNGPALKPVAPLESSGTGHGLVGMGERVRLVGGTLDVGPLPDGGFRVAARLPLAVPDSPTV; encoded by the coding sequence ATGAGCACTGCACCGGACTCCCCCGACCAGAGCACCCGCCCGCCGGACGACGATCCGGACCGGCCGGGTCCCGGGCGTGCGGCCGATGGGTGGCGGCGCCGCCTGCGCGACGCGGGCGGCCGGTTGACGTCGTTCGGAGCGAGGCTCGCCTCCGCCGTCGACGGCGACCGGACGGAGCCGCTGTTGGCTCACGCGCCCCAGCGCTGGGTGCGCATGCTGCCGTATCTGATCATGCTCGGTTTCGTCGCTGTCCTGATCCCGGTCACCACCCAGGTGCTGTCGAACGACTACGGGGTGAGCGGCGGGCTCGCCGGCGCGATCGCGGTGGCCCAGGCGGCGCCGCTGCTGCTCGCGGTCACCCGGCCCCTGACCGCCTGGTACATCATGATCGTCGCGGATGTGCTGGGGTCGATCCCGCTGCTCCAGGGGGACGCGCACCATCCGTCGCCCTGGACTCCCATGGTCGTCGTGGGGTACCTCGCGCTGTGCGTCGCCCTGGCCCTGCGGCAGAGCCGCCGCGCTCTCATCGGGATCTGGCTGGTCACCGTCGGCGCCAGCATCGTGGTCGGGCTCTTCCGGGACAGCACCAGCCAGGACACCGGAGTGCTGCTCATCGTCCTGAGCGGCGGGGTCCTGCTGCTCGGCGCCCTGATGCGCGAGCGCGGCGAGGCCCAGCGCAGACTCGTCGAGCAGGAGACGATCAGCGAGGCCGAGCGGACCCGCCGCACCCTGCTGGAGGAGCGGGCGAGGATCGCGCGGGAGCTGCACGACGTCGTCGCCCATCACATGTCGGTGATCACCGTGCAGGCGGACTCCGCGCCCTACCGCCTGCAAGGGCTGAGCGGAGAGGTGCGCAAGGAGTTTGCCTCGATCGCCGCCGGCGCCCGCGAGTCGCTGACCGAGATGCGACGCCTGCTGGCGGTACTGCGCAGCGAGGAGGCGCAAGGAGACCTGACGCCCCAGCCCGGCCTCGCGCAGCTGCGGCAGCTGGTGGAGGCGACAATACGCGGCGGTGTGCCGACCGAGCTGTCGTACCCCGAGCTGACCCTGGTGCGTGAACTGGCCGAGGTGTCACCGGCGGTGGACCTCTCCGCCTACCGCATCGTGCAGGAGGCGTTGGCGAACGTGGTGCGGCACGCGCCCGGTGCGCGGGCACAGATCTCGATCGGGCTCGATGCCGACGCGCTGCTGGTGCTGGTGGTCAACGGACCTGCTCTGAAGCCGGTGGCTCCGCTCGAATCGAGCGGTACGGGACACGGGCTGGTGGGCATGGGCGAGCGCGTACGGTTGGTCGGCGGCACGTTGGACGTGGGCCCGCTGCCCGACGGAGGCTTCCGCGTCGCGGCGCGGCTCCCGCTGGCCGTGCCCGACTCCCCGACGGTGTAA